The sequence GCCCGCGATCTGAATCTTACCTATATATCCGCCGAGACTCATGTAAATAATGCAATGAAAGTAGCTGCCTGATGATGTTTAAACATTATTTCTATGCCTTGGCAGCGCTGGGGCTTGTGTTTTTTTTAGCGGCCTGCGATCAGGCAAAAATGCTTGGCGACACGCTGGGCATGCAACCTCCTCCACAGAGCACGCAAGCAAGCCGTAGCGTTGATGCACCATCTATGGAAGCCACGGCTCCTATGGCGGCAGAAGGCACCTCTAAAGCTACACAACCGGATAATGTTCCCGCAAGCATTACGTTGCTGCATATGAACGATTTTCACAGTCAGGTCGATCCGT comes from Alphaproteobacteria bacterium and encodes:
- a CDS encoding metallophosphoesterase, coding for MMFKHYFYALAALGLVFFLAACDQAKMLGDTLGMQPPPQSTQASRSVDAPSMEATAPMAAEGTSKATQPDNVPASITLLHMNDFHSQVDPLMPSQEPAQGGAARLKTLIDGIRSVKGEENTLLLFGGDAFQGTMFYNTWKGSAEVMVMNQQGFDAVCLGNHEFDSGPEQLEPALTEAP